GCACGGCTCAAGATGACCGAGCCGCGCTATATCGGCGCGCAGGCCGATGCGATTCCGGTGGTGGCGGGCGAGGGCGCGACCGTCCACCTCGTTTCGGGAAGCTATGGCGGCGTAAAGGGGCCGGTCGATTCGCTCACCGGCGTCTTCATGAGCTGGGCGACGATCGAAGCGAGGGGATCGGCGACCTTCGATGGCCTCCGGGGTCGCGACGTATTTCTCTACGCGGTGCGGGGCGATGTTTCGGTCGCGGGCACGGCGCTGCCCGAACACCATCTCGCCGAACTGGGCGACGGCGACAGCGTCACAATCTCGGCAGATGCCCCGGCGGTGATCCTGTTCGGCCATGCCGATCCGATCGACGAGCCAGTCGTCGCGCACGGCCCCTTCGTGATGAACAGCGCCGAGGAAATCCGCCAGGCCTATAGCGACTATCGGGCAGGCCGGTTCGGCAATGCCCGCATGGTCGAGGCCTAGAAAAAGGCCGAGCTCGCCTTGCGCAGACGCTCGATCACATTGGCTTCGCGGATCCTGCGATAGCGCGCCATGATCAGGCTGAAGACGCCGAACACGAGCAACCCGACGGCAACGGCATCATAGAGCCACCCCATGTCGCGCAGCGAATCAAGCGCAGCCTGAAAGCTCAGCTCCTGCCGCTCGCCGCCGAAGGTGAAATCGAGCACCTGCCACGCCAGCGCCGCGAAAACCGCCGCGCGCGCGGCATAGCCGACGCGACCGATGACCGCGGTCCATTGCGGCGCTTCGGCATCGAGCAGCTTCATGAACTTGCCCGTGGCCGCCTTGACGCCCTGGTTGATCGCGGCGCCGATCAGCCCGACACCGACGATACCCAGCGCCACCGATCCACCGGGCAGCTCAAGGATGTTCTGCGCCGCTTCGGTGCCGCCCCCGCCGCTGCCCGAGCTACCGCCCGACAGCGCGATCTTCGTTGCTAGATAGGCAAGGATCAGATGCGTGATGCCGCTCGCGGCATGGCCGATGCGCTTGGCGAGCCCCTTGGCGTCCTCGCCGTCGTCGCGAATGTCGATCGCGGCGCCATAGGCGCGGAACAGGCCGTAGCCGAACAGGCCGAACGCCGTCAGCATCAGCAACGGCGTACCGAGCGGCATGTCGCGTATATCGGTCAGCACGCTCGCCGTGCCTTCGCTCTGCCCGCTCGACAGCGTCAGATAACCGATCAGGAAATAGACGATCGCACGCGCCAGATAGCCGGCGCGGGCGAAATTCTCGATCTTGACGACATTGTCCAAGCGACGGCCTCCCGATTGCAGTCGTGGGGAGAGCGTTTGGGCGGCGGCGCGAGTTCCCGCCCGCCTCAATCTTCCTGCGCGCGCAGCCGTCGCCGCTCGACGGGGCGCGTCAGGCAGCTCGGATCGGCCGCCGCTTCCTTCTCGCCATAGGCGAACAGGTCGCGCATGAAGTCCTGATCGAACAGATCGGGGTCGGTCTCGGGAAAGTCCTCGCCGATCGCGCAGACCGAAAGGCGATAATTGTTACGCGCGGCATAGCGGCGCAATTCGACGACTGAACGCCGGTCCGCTTCGGTCAGCGCAGCGGAAAGCGCGCGCTCCATGATGTCGAACGTCTTTGGCGCAGTCACTTCGAAATGCGGTGCGATCCGGCCATTATAGAGCAAGGTGATCTGCGCCCCGCGCGGCGCCGGCGCATCCTCGTCGGCGTCCATCACCGATCGCGGCAGCGCGAGAAAGCCCGAAGTGACGCCGCCATCGACATGCAGCTCGGTAAACTGCTTCGCTCCCGCGCGCACCGATATGCCGACCGGCGGAAAGGCGCCGGGAATCGCCGCGGAGGCAAGCAGCACCTGGCGGAACAGCGCCAGCTTGCGCGGATAGCCGCTCGCCGCGATCGCGCCCATGTCCCACACCACGCCGCGCTGCGCATCGAGATTGGTGGTCATCACCAGCAGGCGGCGGCCGGCGGCATATTCGCGCGCGATCGCGTCGAGCAGATCGGGCGTAACGTGCCGCGCGATCAGATCCGCGAGCGGCCCGTTGTCGAGCAGGCTCGCTCCGCCGAGCAGGCCGCTCAAGACCTGCTGGCGATAGATATCGTCGGCGGTAATGCCGGTGTAGAGCGCGCGCAGTGCATCGTCATAGTCGCTGCCCAGAAAGGCGAAGGGGGCGATCAGCGCGCCGGTGCTGACGCCGGTGACGATGGTGAAGTCCGGCCGCGTGCCCGCTTCGCTCCAGCCGACGAGCAGCCCGGCGGCAAAGGCGCCCTTGTCCGATCCGCCCGAAATCGCGAGCAGCCGGATCGGCTCGCCCTGATTGCGCGCGTCGAGCACGCGGCGGCGCCAGAGTTCGAAATCGGCCGGGCCGCCATCGGCCCAGTAGCGTACATGCTCGCCGGGGATGACTTCGGCCTGTGCC
This genomic interval from Sphingosinithalassobacter tenebrarum contains the following:
- a CDS encoding pirin family protein — translated: MSERHITALHGAYRDDIGDLVTRRPVPGPQIDRIGAFLFLNHHGPQTYPPGNGGLPFGPHPHRGFETVTFILDGELAHADSAGHESVIRAGGIQWMTAGKGVVHAELSPESFKAEGGPMEILQLWVNLPARLKMTEPRYIGAQADAIPVVAGEGATVHLVSGSYGGVKGPVDSLTGVFMSWATIEARGSATFDGLRGRDVFLYAVRGDVSVAGTALPEHHLAELGDGDSVTISADAPAVILFGHADPIDEPVVAHGPFVMNSAEEIRQAYSDYRAGRFGNARMVEA
- a CDS encoding DUF1206 domain-containing protein; translated protein: MDNVVKIENFARAGYLARAIVYFLIGYLTLSSGQSEGTASVLTDIRDMPLGTPLLMLTAFGLFGYGLFRAYGAAIDIRDDGEDAKGLAKRIGHAASGITHLILAYLATKIALSGGSSGSGGGGTEAAQNILELPGGSVALGIVGVGLIGAAINQGVKAATGKFMKLLDAEAPQWTAVIGRVGYAARAAVFAALAWQVLDFTFGGERQELSFQAALDSLRDMGWLYDAVAVGLLVFGVFSLIMARYRRIREANVIERLRKASSAFF
- a CDS encoding patatin-like phospholipase family protein, producing the protein MAARFLSGLMLALALAGCASSWPDRVPHSVSDQAQAEVIPGEHVRYWADGGPADFELWRRRVLDARNQGEPIRLLAISGGSDKGAFAAGLLVGWSEAGTRPDFTIVTGVSTGALIAPFAFLGSDYDDALRALYTGITADDIYRQQVLSGLLGGASLLDNGPLADLIARHVTPDLLDAIAREYAAGRRLLVMTTNLDAQRGVVWDMGAIAASGYPRKLALFRQVLLASAAIPGAFPPVGISVRAGAKQFTELHVDGGVTSGFLALPRSVMDADEDAPAPRGAQITLLYNGRIAPHFEVTAPKTFDIMERALSAALTEADRRSVVELRRYAARNNYRLSVCAIGEDFPETDPDLFDQDFMRDLFAYGEKEAAADPSCLTRPVERRRLRAQED